One Corynebacterium matruchotii genomic window, ATCGCATTGTGCTCACCGCCTCCGGCGGCCCGTTCCGCGGCTGGACTCGGCAACAAATGTGGGATGTGACCCCCGAGCAGGCCGCCGCCCACCCCACCTGGTCCATGGGGCAGATGAACACCCTCAACTCCGCCACCCTAGTGAATAAGGGGTTGGAACTTATCGAAGCCAGCCTGCTTTTCGACGTGCCTGCCGAACGGATTGATGTCACCGTGCACCCCCAATCCATTGTGCACTCCATGGTGACCTTCACCGATGGCGCCACCATCGCCCAGGCATCCCCGCCATCAATGAAACTTCCCATTGCCCTGGCCCTCCACTGGCCGTACCGGGTGCCCGGCGCCCAACCCGCCCTGGATTTCAGCGCCGCCACCACCACAAATTGGGAATTCATGCCCGTTGATAATGAGGCGTTTCCCGCAGTGCAATTGGCCCGCCAGGTTGCCACCTATGGGGGCATGCTGCCGGCAGTGTACAATGCAGCCAATGAGCAGGCCGCCGCCCAATTCCTTGCTGGCCGGATTGCCTTCCCCCAAATCGTTGATACCGTGTCAGAAATATTAAGCCACGCCGAGGCCTTCGCCAGAACTCCGGAATCGATCATGGAGGTTCTAGAGTGTGAGAAAGAGGCACGGAGCCTGGCCGACCGCTACCTGGCCACCATCATGCGTTAGGAGGCGGGACCCGCATGGCTACCTGACCGTACCGACATGACCACACCAAGACAAGATAAGGATCACCACTACCTGTTATGATGTCGTATTTCACCGGCGTACTTCTCTTTGCCCTGGGGATCGCCTTCACCATTGCTTTGCACGAATGGGGGCACTTTACCGCCGCCCGATATTACGGCATGAAAGTGCGCCGGTTTTTTGTGGGGTTCGGGCCCGAGGTGTTCTCGTTTCAGCGGGGTGAAACCGTTTACGGGCTGAAAGCCATTCCACTCGGCGGGTTCTGTGACATTGTGGGCATGACCAACCAGGACGAGGTCGATCCCGAAGACGAACCCCGGGCCATGCGGAATAAACCCTGGTGGCAGCGCATTATTGTGCTGTTGGGTGGCATTATCATGAACCTATTGATAGCGCTCATCATCCTCTATGGGTTGGCGGTCACATCGGGGCTGCCGAACCAAAACCCGGACACCACGGCGGTGGTGGGGGAGGTGGGGTGTGTCGCCCCCCGGCAATTAGATGCTAAAAATCTGGCCCCCTGCACCGGTAGTGGCCCGGCAGCCGCCGGTGGAGTGAAGGCGGGCGACCGGATCGTGGGGGTGGACAGCACCTCCCTGCAATCGTTCGAACAGTTACGCGAATATGTGAAGACCCGTCCGAATCAAACAATCACGCTGCATGTGGAGCGCGGCGACCAGAAACTTGATCTGCCCGTTGCCGTGGAGTCCGCGAGCCGGCTTGACGAAACCGGGCGGGAACACACCGTGGGCGCTATTGGCGTGACCAGTAAACCAGTGGAACTCTTCGTCTCCT contains:
- the dxr gene encoding 1-deoxy-D-xylulose-5-phosphate reductoisomerase, translating into MVKHVIILGSTGSIGTQALQVIADNPDKFHVVGIAAAGRNPQLIIDQAQALRLNPDHIAVANPQAAETIAAALGGAVRTGATAAADLVKAIPCDTVLNALVGSLGLAATMATIEVGATLALANKESLVAGGTLVTESAAPGQIIPVDSEHSAMAQCLRAGSRTEVDRIVLTASGGPFRGWTRQQMWDVTPEQAAAHPTWSMGQMNTLNSATLVNKGLELIEASLLFDVPAERIDVTVHPQSIVHSMVTFTDGATIAQASPPSMKLPIALALHWPYRVPGAQPALDFSAATTTNWEFMPVDNEAFPAVQLARQVATYGGMLPAVYNAANEQAAAQFLAGRIAFPQIVDTVSEILSHAEAFARTPESIMEVLECEKEARSLADRYLATIMR
- a CDS encoding M50 family metallopeptidase, which gives rise to MMSYFTGVLLFALGIAFTIALHEWGHFTAARYYGMKVRRFFVGFGPEVFSFQRGETVYGLKAIPLGGFCDIVGMTNQDEVDPEDEPRAMRNKPWWQRIIVLLGGIIMNLLIALIILYGLAVTSGLPNQNPDTTAVVGEVGCVAPRQLDAKNLAPCTGSGPAAAGGVKAGDRIVGVDSTSLQSFEQLREYVKTRPNQTITLHVERGDQKLDLPVAVESASRLDETGREHTVGAIGVTSKPVELFVSYGPVTAIGATAGFAGSLVTATLDGLASFPAKLPGVVASIFGAEREADGPISVVGASHVGGVLAEHSAWPMFFLLLASLNFFLAFFNLVPLPPLDGGHIAVVLYERVRDFVRKLRGLAPMGPVNYDKLIPLTVAVAALLAGVGIIVIVADIVSPVQLFG